The sequence below is a genomic window from Pecten maximus chromosome 14, xPecMax1.1, whole genome shotgun sequence.
agctgacagtgcaagttaaaagtatccaattgagattaaaaaaaataaaatcgtACTTGGTTCTATTATCCTTGTAATAGGTCAAACGTTACATACTAACATACAATTGTGTTCATATTTTGTCCccattttaatgatataaagtatggtttcgttatcatgtcggtattctttaTTGTTTTAAACCACATAACTGTTTTTGCATGTTTCGTTTCATACTCTTTAATGTAGTAGTTGTTACGTTTGGTTGTAtcattataatgtctgtttatTGTTACGTGATAAGTCGTTATTCAGAAAAACgagatttttttattacaatttttttcatatcttaGCGGGAATTTCCAAAATGTTCTAAATGGTTTTCGACGGCGTagaaattttgtaaacataGAGTGGCCATTGGCTCGCGTTATGAAGATTGAAATCTAATTGGCAACAAAATATGTTCCTCCAATGTGAATACTGTTAAGATTTCACGCAGACATTTAATTTAGGAAAAGAAAAATACAGCTTCCGATTATATAAGGTACATAGTCTCTCCGGTCAGTGGTCCTTGTAAAGctacatgtaatatgtaaaatcttatatgtatataattaaagtaGGGATTGGCACTATTTACCGTTTCTATAGTACTAGTATATCATGCTTGTATTATCAatgaaacatattgtatactgtattactttattatgcatttatgataaatgtatatgagTTTAATCTATACTTAATAAATATGTCAGCGTTCATGTAGATGTTATCCTGGGGCTTACATCGACCACTTGTATgaagaatttcttttaaaaaatcctgaaaattAAGTGGTCGATGTAATGAATGTAAAAATACCAGTGCATATACACTgtgattatcatttaatatgaacGACATCATTTCAGTAATTGAAATGCATTGTGctattatttaatgatataccatgtaatgtgttcttctatataaagatatatatattgttgattgatataatggtatgattgtccatcactatctgtactattgtattattgtatatgtatatgtctactctccaatgtgtccatcactatctgtactattgtattattgtatatgtatatgtctactctccaatgtgtccatcactatctgtaccattgtattattgtatatgtatatgtctactctccaatgtgtccatcactatctgtactattgtattattgtatatgtatatgtctactctccaatgtgtccatcactatctgtactattgtattattgtatatgtatatgtctactctccaatgtgtcttgtaacacaaggaaataaaagaaTCTGTATCTGAATCTTACCCGTAATGTAGAAGACCACGCTGTAGCTGCCAGTGTTATCTATAATCAGACCTATTAATGACAGATTACATACAGGCATTAGTCCCGACAAAGGAATGACAGGAATGTGTTAAACAGTAACAGATATAcggtttatatttatttaatgataattacattCACAAACGTACTACAAAACTTACACAACAAAACTTAGTACTACAAACATAACAATTCTAACataatactacaaacatattactacaaacatattatactacaaatataatactacaaacataatactacaaatataatactacaaacataacactacaaacatataatactacaaacatataatactacaaacatataatACTACAAACATAATACTAGAAATATAACACATCTAACATAATACTACAAACATAAAATACTACAACCATAACACATCTAACAGAATACTACAAACATAATACTACAAACATGTAACACTACAAACATAACACtacaaatacaatactacaaacataataatacaaacataacactacaaacataatactacaaatacaatactacaaacataatactacaaacataacactacaaacataatactacaaatacaatactacaaacataatactacaaatataacattataaactTAACACTACAAACATAACACTACAAACATAATACTACAAACataatactacaaacatattactacaaacataatactacaaacatattacgacaaatataataatacaaatatgatactacaaacataatactacaaacatattACTACAAACATATAATACTACAAACATAATACTTCAAACATAACACATCtaacatataatactacagaCATATAATACTAAAAATATAACACTACAAACATAATACTACAAACATAATACTACAAATATAATACTACAAACATAATACTACAAATATAACACTACAAACATAATACTACAAACATAATACTACAAATATAATACTACAAATATAACACTACAAACATAATACTACAAACATAATACTACAAACATAATACTACAAACATAACACTACAAATataatactacaaacatataatACTACAAACATAACACTACAAACATAACACTACAAACATAATACTACAAACATAACACTACAAATATAATACTACAAACATAATACTACAAACATAACACTACAAACATAATACTACAAACATAATactacaaatataaacaaaaataatactACAAACATAATACTACAAACATAACACTACAAACATAACTACAAACATaatacacacaaaacataaaacaaactacacaaacataaacatactacaaacatataatactacaaacataacaaatacaacaatataatactacaaacataactaaatacatacaacataaaacaaaactcACATAAACACAATAACACTACAAACATAACACTACAAACATAACACTACAAACATAATACTACAAACATAACACTACAAATATAATActacaaacataaactacaaaAATAACTACAAACAATAATACCAAACATAAcatacaaacataaactacaaaTAAACTACAAACATAATAACTACAACATAACCTACAAACATACACTACAAACATAacacattacaaacataatactacaaacataatactacaaacataatactacaaacatataatactacaaacatataatACTACAAACATAACACTACAAACATAACACTACAAACATAATActacaaatataacattacaaatataatactacaaatataacattacaaacatataatacTACAAACATAACACTACAAACATAACACTACAAACATAATACTACAAATATAACACTACAAATataatactacaaacatataatactacaaacatataatactacaaacatataatactacaaacatataatactacaaacatattactacaaacatataatactacaaacatattactacaaatataatactacaaatataatactacaaacataatactacaaatataatactacaaacataatactacaaatataatattacaaacataatactacaaatataatactacaaacataatactacaaacataatactacaaacataacactacaaatatataatacaacaaacataatactacaaacatataatactacaaacacataatactacaaacatataatACTACAAACATAATACTACAAATATTATActacaaatataacattacaaacataataCTACAAACATAACACTACAAACATAATACTACAAATATAATACTACAAACATAATACTACAAACATAATACTACAAACATAATACCACAAACATAATACTATTAACCTAACACTTTAATTATAACATGTTTCGTTGAGAGATATTGCCAGAGAAGCATAATACTACACACTAGAATGGGGTTAGTTTGTACTTATCTGTGTGATTTTCGTAATGTTTCTTAtctttgattattatttttttgacGGAGAGGGTACCCAAGTAAGTTGTCAAACCGGAGTCTAATAAAAGTAAACATGATTTACCTGCCGCAGTTGGTCCGACGAACCATCCAACTCCGGAAATGCAGTACAGAGCTCCGAGAGCGGCAGACAGTTTAGAGAGTCCGACTATTTCTATAAGTATAGGGACAGTAAATGCTATCAGACCACCACTGTATATCCCAAACAGAGTGGCGAAGATAACCTGCTGCCAGTATATACCGGAATAGAACGGGAACAGAAGGGTCAGTACCCCGGTGATACCCAGGACTCCAAGCTTCAGGAGTATCGGATCTATTTCAGATTCTGAACTTGTCGTTAATCCTCCCAAAATCCTACTTATGGAACTACCACCTCCAATCACGAGGAGGAGCATAGCAGCTTCCGATTTGGAAGATCCTTGAACGACTGAAAAGTTGGGCAGATGAAGAAGTACAATGCCATAAGCGGCATTCCATGCAAACCCAGCAATAAGTATGAGCAAAAAAGCGTAGTTTTTGTACAGGGAAGGATCCAGAATACTTCGCATTTGGACACACTTCTTGGACGAGTCTTCCGATTCCTGTCGCATTCTCTTGTGCCATACTTCCGCCCCGGAAGGTCTAATCAGTGCTGCGCATACAATAAAATGGCAAGCGATACCGCCCATCATCAGGAAACCACCCCGGAGTCCATATGTGTCAATGAAATACTGACTGACAGGACCGCATCCAAGCATACCAATTCCACACCCGGAAACAACGACCCCGTTGGCAATTCCTCGGTACCGTTTGAAACTGTACCCGGTCATGATTAAGATAGGAGTAGCACAAAAACCAGAACCAAGACCTTGAAAAAGGAATATAATtcacacaaataataaaaactatATTTAGACAAAAGTTCGCGTTTCATTAACAAATTGACAATAAAATCTACCTAAGCAGTTTCATTTGTGGATATCTCTTATTAAAcgtttataattacatgtataagcaATGATCAGGATAAATCATGACCTCCAAGATAAAATGGTGAAGTTATTTTGATACCACTACAATATTGAACTGTATATGGACATAAACGTAAACTTAACAATGCCACTGTTGGGCGTTTATGTATTAATAAACACAAAGTGACACACGACATCAAATACCTCGATAAATACATATGATGTAGGATATTCGAAAGAGTTCTTGACATGCAAATGTAAACGTTCTTGTGGTCAACGTTAAAAACATAAGTAGAATGGTTTTCACCTGCCTGCTATGATTCCATAGGTGATGAGAAGTGTAGAGAGGTCATTGGCTAGGAAACTGAGGGAGAACCCGAGCACGGACAGAATCCCCCCTATAAGGAGTGCGGTCTGACAGCTCGTCATATTGACAACCATGCTGACGAACGGACCTATGAAACAACAAACAGAAATCGGTCAAATTACACCCAAATATTGTACAAAGTTGATATTAAACTGCAACCCTCTTGGACTGGTCACTAAATTATACCAGGGCAAAAGAGGGAAACCTAGAAGGGtggtcaaaatatttttttttaagggggAGGGGAAACGTTCATATAGAACAGAGGACAGGCAGGAAGCCTTTGATATGATTACATTAAGGGGACTTACAGAGACAGGAGTTATATTCCATAACCGATAAGAAGTGTTATTATATTTGAAAGGAGATTAAAGTTATGCGCTTTCCAACCTATGTAACCCGACGTGAATTCGTACCATTTACTGCATAGTTCGGAAGAGCGATGTGATTGCCTATGCGCATTATGGGGGATTGAAATACTAGACCAAACGTGTTGGATTCCCGACACAAACACAGTCTGACTAGACTGACAGGGTAACGACGACGATAATATCCGACTCTAAATGGGTAGGTTGGGTGGGCAAAACAGCTAATGGCGGCAACAACTAACTCAAGTGTTGGTCGGCAAATGTTTCAGATAACAGTCTTTCTCAGTTTTTACATAAAGAGGAATACGTTTGCAAAACGTCAAATGTGTATATGTTCCGTACTGAGGTACAAATACATACAAATCTAACATGGAAAATATGTGTCCTCATCCTGATAAATCTATCTAATACAACAGCATGTCATGTTATCGACAAACTAATCAAACACAAGTTTTGATCAGAATGACAACATAGGTAAGTTTAATTGAGCTTTTGTAAACACATCTGCCAAATAAATAAAGGTCACGCCAACATCCGCCACATAAATAAAGATCACGAGGTCATCCGCCAAATAAATAATGATCACGAGGTCATCCGCCACACAAATAAAGGCCACGAGGTCATCCGCCAAATAAATAAAGGTCACGAGGTTATCCGCCAAATAAATAAAGGTCACGAGATCATCCGTCAAATAAATAAAGGTCACGAGATCATCCGCCAAATAAATAAAGGTCACGAGATCATCTGCCAAATAAATAAAGGTCACGACGTCATCCGCCAAATAAATaaaggtcacgacgacatccgccaaATAAATaaaggtcacgacgacatccacCAAATAAATaaaggtcacgacgacatccgccaaATAAATAAAGGTCACGACGTCATCCGCCAAATAAATAAAGGTCACGACGTCATCCGCCAAATAAATaaaggtcacgacgacatccgccaaATAAATAAAGGTCACGAGGTCATCCGCCAAAAAAACAAAGGTCACGAGATCATCCGCTAAATAAATaaaggtcacgacgacacccgccaaaTATATACAGGTCACGAGGTCATCCGCCAAATAAATaaaggtcacgacgacacccgccaaaTAAATAAAGGTCACGAGGACATCCGCCAAATAAATAAAGGTCACGACGACATACGCCAAACAAACAAAGGTCACGAGATCATCCGCTAAATAAATaaaggtcacgacgacacccgccaaaTATATACAGGTCACGAGGTCATCCGCCAAATAAATaaaggtcacgacgacacccgccaaaTAAATAAAGGTCACGAGGACATCCGCCAAATAAATAAAGGTTACGACGACATCCGCCAAATAAATAAAGGTTACGAAGACATCCGCCATATAAATAAAGGTTACGAAGACATCCGCCAAATAAATAAAGGTTACGAAGACATCCGCCAAATAAATAAAGGTCAAATCCGGGTAAGGCTACAATCGCAAATAAACAATCATCTGACTGCATACCGCATAAGGAAATAGGATATTTGATAATCCAATCGTGATGTCGACCATACAGCTTTACAATGGTCTCCATCGACCTGAATCTCTACGAACTTGTGTGTTAATGCTtccatgaccctggctgttaatagaacgtttaaacaaaaacaaaccaaagctTCCATCAGTAGTCGGCATATGTTGttagatatgtttttataaatacatcAGGTTAATTACCGACCGTAGAGGGATTCTCGTCATTTCAAACGAATATACGAGTTCTTGTTAGAGGCATTCCTGGTCAAACcttttgtataaatataccAGCATGATCTTCCTATCAAAGAAAACTTTAAGCTTTAAAGTATACACCATATCGTAGACATACCGTATATGACTTCACACGGTACGTGCTAGTCTATTCTTCTCTAAAGCTTTATTTTAGTACACGGATAACACTTTTTAAAGTTCTTTTCTTTTCTCCGTCATCATTATTTTCAACATAAGTCAGTAATTGTCAAGAATATACACTTACAGTCCTTTGAAAAGGTCGATGCATGATCTTATTCACCTCTCGCAATTCGTCCGTTTGACGATATTTATTCTCGTGTTAGAAATTCATGTACTAACCTTCCAAAAAAAGAAGTATGACATGACATGATATGAACCTCGGTAGATATTTGTCggggaaaaaaacatgtatcGAACGAAACCAAGAAACTACAAAAGGTTTTTGTAAAAAGATAATGGATGCGAGTCCTGCTGTACAAAAACATATTCTTCAACAAAACTTGAATACTTTACTCCCAGTCCACCAGTTTATTTTACCAGACTTTTTATTAGAAATAACATTGCACCAACTTAGCCATTAGGAATATGTTGAAATTCTATCTATCCATATCAATAACTTATGTTTCCTTACCAAACAGAGAATACAGGCAGGCGTATACGGAACCAACCAGGGCTGTAGTGGCTACGTCCTCTCGGAACTCCTCTAATAATGCCACATGGAAGATCCCGGTACTGTAGTTAAGGAAGCCAGTGAGAACGTTACCAAGGAAACAGGCCGCCATTGCCACCCAGGCCCAGCCTTGGTCAACATCACGGAACTGATCCATACCTTAGTGTGTCCACTGGACACCGAACCTCCTGTCACACACGAAGGTAGTGGAGTACTATAGAGTACTATTGAGTACTAAGaaggaaatataaaacaaaatctttcTTTCATACAAAGTCATATTCGACAGCGCGATGCTTTTGAAAATGAAGACAACGTTACTATCTTCGTAGACACCGATCATCCCAGGACCTTAGATACGTATAGGACATTAAACTCGGGACaaactataaaatatatacatgtgaggTATATCATACGCATATGTCGATTTTTAAATCCGAGAATTAGCCACAGATTAGTGTACAGTGTACGTTGACCATGCTAACTTGTTTTGCCAGTCCTGTCCACACATGATCTatctttaaatttgttttaaaggaattaaatGATAACAGCCACCCACTGACTTAGTCATACGTAACCAAACCAGTGAGTACAAACAATGGCTTTGTTAGTTTGATCCAAATGACCAGTTTGTCCACAATGACCACGGGCAGTGTATCACATTAGAAacacaaataacaattaatgttAGATAAGTCAAATGACTCCAAAACGAATTTACCCTGGATCACAAACATTCTATTTTATTGTCCTTCCTCGGGTCCAACAAAATAAATATCGAAACATTGATCAACacattaatttacctgtatttaatgaaatacattaagtaatatacaaattgtatCAATGTGCCTACTGTATACTAAGCTGATCGAGAGAACAGTACCTAGCCCGTTTTTAAGGTCAGTGTCATCATATTATCAGCAGTATTGACAGCAAGATAGCTCTCATAGTATGTACTTAAGTGTACAAGTGTCTCACAGTCCGACTATAGGTCCAGACAACGACACCCAAACCAGTGCCTACTCATCATCCGAGGTGTTGACAAATGTTTGTAATTACCATGACTATGATAGTAccatactacattgtacatcagCGCGAAAATGTGTCAGAAACGAACAACGGTAATGTAAGGTCAAATGAAAACAGCTATTAAAAAATAGGTAAAACATTAAGTATTTCGGCGTTATATAACAAATCGCTAGAATACTCTTTTAGTTAGAATGATGATATACTTACATGCTGATAAACCCGTATACCGGAATCTGTCGTAATTTCTTTTACACTCGATCGGCCACGTGGGGTCCACGTGGGACGTAACCTTACTCAGACAGTTAGGAGTATCTGACCGTTGTCGTTATATATTGTTACCTCACTTGACCCCAAATCATATTATCAGCACATTCAGCAATATGACCGCTGACTGAAGGATTTAAAAAAACGTGTATGTATTAA
It includes:
- the LOC117342868 gene encoding monocarboxylate transporter 12-like — its product is MTGYSFKRYRGIANGVVVSGCGIGMLGCGPVSQYFIDTYGLRGGFLMMGGIACHFIVCAALIRPSGAEVWHKRMRQESEDSSKKCVQMRSILDPSLYKNYAFLLILIAGFAWNAAYGIVLLHLPNFSVVQGSSKSEAAMLLLVIGGGSSISRILGGLTTSSESEIDPILLKLGVLGITGVLTLLFPFYSGIYWQQVIFATLFGIYSGGLIAFTVPILIEIVGLSKLSAALGALYCISGVGWFVGPTAAGLIIDNTGSYSVVFYITGTIFIFGSVLTLLSTIWRPKDVNVDEEDRYVASVLFKGSNFLTGSILLTGSANVMLDFRASTMSMYQSAKSLGPYSSYRSVRMQNSNRSVNTQEKVPLKISRLAINNGEADPLNVER